A stretch of the Sphingobacterium thalpophilum genome encodes the following:
- the dnaE gene encoding DNA polymerase III subunit alpha, with the protein MYIIFDTETTGLPKRWDAPITDTDNWPRCIQLAWQVHDEMGKLVEHQDFLIRPDGFDIPYDSEKIHGISTALAAEQGLPLPEVLEKFNAALSKAKFVVGQNIGFDLNIMGCEFYRYGVDSNMASMPVLDTCTEVTAELLKIPGGRGGKYKLPNLTELHSYLFGVPFAEAHNATADVEATTRCFLELVRREVFTAEELQVDSGYFVDFKVRNPGPIPTTGLKHINLKAASDAIRKRTEPEDVSIVVDAEMLKALGQAKFAHLHNHSQFSILQSTMSYDRLVSAAIKDKMPAVALTDHGNMMGAFEFVSRVINHNKDVEAQNAEAVANGQEPTGQILKPIVGCEFFVCEDHKDKSRKDNGYQIVMLAKNKRGYHNLAKLASFAYTAGFYYVPRIDKDLILQYKEDIIVLSGNLQGEVPSKVLNIGENQAEEALLWWKEHFGDDFYLELMRHGQEDEDRVNQTLVKFSRKYDIKIVATNNTYYEKKGDAHAHDILLCVKDGEKLSTPKGRGRGFRFGLPNQEYYFKSSDEMKALFQDLPEAIINIQEIVDKVEIYKLNRDVLLPKFDIPEEFQVEADKEDGGKRGENKYLAHLCYVGAQKRYEVITDDIRERLDFELATIEKTGYPGYFLIVQDFIAAARDMGVSVGPGRGSAAGSAVAYCLGITNIDPIKYDLLFERFLNPDRVSMPDIDIDFDDEGRGRVMQYVIDKYGASQVAQIITYGTMAAKSSIKDTARVLDLPLGDANEIAKLIPNLKLSKIFTLDDAGLKEKLRSEEIEAVNRLKAIADGAGLEAETIRQARVLEGSVRNTGIHACGVIITPDDITNFVPVSLAKDSDLYVTQFDNHVVESAGLLKMDFLGLKTLTLIKDTVENVKLSHGITLDPDKFPIDDVLTYELFQRGETIGVFQYESPGMQKYMRDLKPTVFADLIAMNALYRPGPIEYIPSFIKRKHGIEPIVYDLEACEEYLKETYGITVYQEQVMLLSQKLAGFSKGDADVLRKAMGKKQKAVLDKMKPKFISQAEERGHNAKVLEKIWTDWEAFASYAFNKSHSTCYAWVAYQTAYLKAHFPAEYMAAVLSNNMNDIKQVTFFMEECKRMGLEVLGPDVNESYYKFTVNERGAIRFGMGAVKGVGAGAVDAIVQTRKSGLYKSVFDMAKRIDLRAVNKKAFESLAYAGGFDSFESTHRAQYFHADDNSTGLEKAIRFGQRYKENESSAQASLFGSGGAAELPEPVLAPCPQWGLIEKLKYEKDVIGIYLTSHPLDTYRFEIEHFCHNPVSDLALINKVKAAEVDEETLLEFNRIKNKELVIGGIIASASHRLTKNGKPFASFIIEDYSDSYDMAVFGEEYVKLKGYLQEGYFVQLRGLVQERFRQVGNWGFELRSVQLLSELREKMAKSFTINIPLPKLNEEFLDGIKEILAQNEIEGVVPNCQLKFKVWDPQDEISVEMPAKSLKINLTNEFLECIEKFEGIHYRLN; encoded by the coding sequence ATGTATATTATTTTCGATACCGAGACCACCGGTTTGCCGAAGCGTTGGGATGCGCCGATTACTGATACGGATAACTGGCCACGTTGTATTCAGTTGGCATGGCAGGTACATGATGAGATGGGAAAGTTGGTCGAACATCAAGATTTTTTGATTAGACCGGATGGATTTGATATACCCTATGACTCTGAAAAAATACACGGTATATCGACCGCATTGGCCGCGGAGCAAGGATTACCGTTGCCAGAAGTGCTGGAAAAATTTAATGCAGCTTTAAGCAAAGCTAAATTTGTGGTGGGCCAGAACATCGGGTTTGACCTCAACATTATGGGCTGTGAATTCTACCGTTATGGTGTCGATTCCAATATGGCCAGTATGCCTGTTCTGGATACCTGTACCGAGGTTACTGCGGAGTTGCTGAAAATTCCGGGGGGCCGTGGCGGTAAGTACAAATTGCCAAATCTAACTGAATTGCATTCGTATTTGTTTGGCGTGCCATTTGCCGAAGCACATAATGCTACTGCAGACGTCGAGGCCACCACACGCTGTTTTCTTGAATTGGTCAGACGAGAAGTGTTCACTGCGGAGGAACTGCAGGTAGATTCAGGTTATTTTGTTGACTTCAAGGTCAGGAATCCGGGACCTATTCCTACTACAGGGCTGAAGCATATTAATTTAAAGGCTGCTTCGGATGCAATTAGGAAACGCACCGAACCAGAAGATGTCAGCATTGTTGTAGATGCAGAAATGCTTAAGGCATTGGGTCAAGCCAAGTTTGCTCATCTGCACAATCATTCGCAGTTTTCCATCCTGCAGTCGACCATGTCATACGACAGGCTGGTATCCGCTGCAATAAAGGACAAAATGCCAGCCGTTGCACTTACCGATCATGGCAATATGATGGGGGCGTTTGAGTTTGTATCGAGGGTAATTAATCACAACAAGGATGTTGAGGCGCAGAATGCTGAGGCAGTGGCGAATGGACAGGAGCCTACTGGTCAGATTCTTAAGCCAATTGTCGGCTGTGAGTTTTTTGTCTGCGAAGACCATAAAGATAAATCCCGAAAAGATAATGGTTATCAGATTGTGATGCTGGCCAAGAATAAGCGGGGATATCATAATCTAGCTAAATTAGCGTCTTTTGCCTATACCGCCGGATTTTATTATGTACCCCGTATAGATAAAGATCTGATCCTTCAGTATAAAGAAGATATTATTGTACTCTCAGGTAACCTGCAAGGCGAGGTGCCCAGCAAAGTGCTGAATATTGGTGAGAACCAAGCAGAGGAAGCTCTATTGTGGTGGAAGGAGCATTTCGGCGATGATTTCTATCTCGAGTTGATGCGCCACGGCCAGGAGGATGAAGATCGGGTTAACCAGACCTTGGTTAAATTCTCCCGTAAATACGATATTAAAATAGTCGCCACCAATAATACCTATTACGAAAAGAAAGGCGATGCCCATGCGCATGACATCTTGTTGTGTGTGAAAGATGGGGAGAAGCTTTCAACGCCAAAAGGCAGAGGGCGCGGCTTCCGCTTTGGTCTGCCTAATCAGGAGTACTATTTTAAATCTTCTGACGAGATGAAAGCTCTCTTCCAGGATCTGCCTGAAGCGATTATCAATATTCAGGAGATTGTTGATAAAGTGGAAATTTACAAACTAAACCGGGATGTATTGCTGCCTAAATTTGATATTCCTGAGGAGTTTCAGGTTGAAGCGGATAAAGAAGATGGCGGTAAACGGGGTGAGAATAAATACTTGGCACACTTATGTTATGTTGGCGCACAAAAACGCTACGAAGTGATCACGGACGATATCCGCGAACGCCTGGATTTTGAACTGGCCACCATTGAGAAGACGGGTTATCCCGGGTATTTCCTGATCGTACAGGATTTTATCGCGGCGGCGCGTGACATGGGCGTATCTGTCGGTCCGGGGCGCGGCTCTGCAGCTGGATCTGCTGTAGCCTATTGTCTGGGTATTACTAACATCGACCCCATCAAATATGATTTGCTATTTGAGCGTTTTCTGAACCCCGACCGGGTGTCTATGCCGGATATTGATATTGATTTTGATGATGAAGGGCGTGGACGAGTGATGCAATATGTGATTGATAAATACGGCGCCAGTCAGGTAGCTCAGATCATTACTTATGGCACTATGGCCGCTAAGTCCTCTATTAAAGATACCGCTCGTGTGCTGGACCTTCCTCTTGGGGATGCCAACGAAATTGCGAAATTGATTCCGAATCTAAAGCTTTCCAAAATTTTTACACTGGACGATGCGGGGTTAAAGGAAAAGCTGCGGTCCGAAGAGATAGAAGCAGTCAACAGATTGAAAGCTATCGCAGACGGTGCGGGGCTTGAAGCGGAGACCATCCGGCAGGCACGTGTATTGGAGGGATCGGTCCGCAATACTGGAATCCATGCCTGTGGTGTCATCATTACACCGGATGATATCACCAACTTCGTTCCTGTGTCTCTGGCAAAAGACTCTGATCTGTACGTGACACAGTTTGACAACCACGTGGTCGAGAGTGCCGGATTGCTGAAAATGGACTTTTTGGGGCTGAAGACCCTGACGCTCATTAAGGATACCGTGGAAAACGTGAAACTCAGCCACGGTATCACACTAGACCCAGACAAATTTCCGATCGATGATGTCTTGACATATGAGCTATTCCAACGCGGTGAAACCATAGGTGTGTTTCAGTACGAATCTCCGGGAATGCAAAAATATATGCGGGACCTGAAACCTACCGTGTTTGCGGATTTAATCGCGATGAACGCCTTATATAGGCCGGGGCCGATTGAATATATTCCTAGTTTTATTAAGCGGAAACACGGAATAGAGCCCATTGTGTATGACCTGGAAGCCTGCGAGGAATATTTGAAGGAGACCTATGGAATTACTGTATATCAGGAGCAGGTGATGTTATTGTCTCAGAAGCTGGCGGGCTTTTCCAAAGGTGACGCCGACGTTTTGCGGAAAGCAATGGGTAAGAAGCAGAAGGCCGTGCTGGATAAAATGAAACCCAAATTTATTTCACAGGCTGAGGAACGGGGACATAACGCAAAGGTGCTGGAGAAAATCTGGACGGACTGGGAAGCATTCGCAAGTTATGCCTTCAATAAGTCCCACTCAACCTGTTATGCATGGGTGGCTTATCAAACCGCCTATCTAAAGGCTCATTTTCCGGCAGAATATATGGCTGCGGTGCTTTCCAACAATATGAACGATATCAAGCAGGTGACGTTTTTTATGGAGGAGTGTAAACGCATGGGATTGGAAGTTCTCGGCCCTGATGTAAATGAGTCGTACTATAAATTTACCGTAAATGAGCGGGGAGCGATCCGCTTTGGTATGGGTGCAGTAAAAGGCGTTGGCGCTGGGGCGGTGGATGCGATTGTACAGACAAGAAAATCAGGGTTGTACAAATCTGTTTTCGATATGGCCAAACGTATAGACCTCCGTGCCGTAAATAAGAAGGCCTTTGAAAGTCTGGCTTATGCTGGAGGTTTTGATAGCTTCGAAAGTACACACCGTGCGCAGTATTTTCATGCTGACGATAATTCGACAGGTCTGGAAAAAGCGATTCGCTTTGGACAGCGTTATAAGGAGAATGAAAGCTCGGCTCAGGCTAGTTTATTTGGATCCGGAGGGGCAGCAGAACTCCCGGAACCTGTATTGGCTCCTTGTCCACAATGGGGATTGATTGAAAAACTGAAATATGAGAAAGATGTGATCGGTATTTACCTGACCAGTCATCCGCTGGATACGTACCGTTTCGAAATCGAGCATTTCTGTCATAATCCGGTGTCAGATCTGGCGCTTATCAATAAAGTGAAGGCAGCTGAAGTGGATGAGGAGACCTTGCTGGAATTTAATCGCATTAAAAATAAGGAACTGGTGATTGGAGGCATTATTGCCTCGGCAAGTCACCGGCTTACCAAAAATGGTAAGCCATTTGCATCCTTCATCATCGAAGACTATAGCGATTCTTATGATATGGCCGTATTTGGAGAGGAATACGTTAAATTAAAAGGGTATTTACAAGAGGGATACTTTGTTCAATTACGTGGATTGGTACAAGAACGTTTTAGGCAGGTGGGCAACTGGGGCTTTGAATTACGGAGCGTTCAGCTTCTTTCTGAACTTCGGGAAAAGATGGCCAAAAGTTTTACCATTAATATTCCGCTACCGAAACTTAACGAGGAATTTCTGGATGGTATTAAAGAGATTCTGGCACAGAATGAGATTGAGGGGGTAGTGCCAAATTGTCAATTGAAATTTAAAGTGTGGGATCCTCAAGATGAGATATCTGTCGAAATGCCAGCCAAAAGCCTAAAAATAAATCTAACAAACGAGTTTTTGGAATGTATCGAGAAGTTTGAGGGAATTCATTACCGGCTGAATTAG
- a CDS encoding Cof-type HAD-IIB family hydrolase, which translates to MIKAIFFDIDGTLLSFKTHQIPNSTIQAFQLLKQKNIKVFVSTGRSFNQLQHIRHLDFDGYITFNGGYCLTKKEQVIYKNNIASADIRSLLDYAKYHKELTFSFMSEKEITLNQISPAVLEMFQQVNVPTPPVRNYEENFDLDSVMQVNVFIGPEEEAEFMEQVMPNSVASRWTPVFADVNPKGQSKKVGIDVFLDHFGIQLSETMSFGDGGNDITMLAHTQIGIAMGNANPEVKEIADYITNDVDNNGIWNALKHFEII; encoded by the coding sequence ATGATTAAAGCAATTTTTTTTGATATAGACGGGACGCTGCTAAGTTTCAAAACGCATCAGATTCCAAACTCCACTATACAGGCTTTTCAATTGTTAAAGCAGAAAAATATTAAAGTATTTGTTTCAACAGGCCGCTCGTTCAACCAACTACAGCATATCCGACACCTTGATTTTGATGGATACATCACATTTAATGGCGGTTACTGCCTCACTAAGAAGGAACAGGTAATCTACAAAAATAACATTGCCTCCGCGGATATCCGGTCACTTTTAGACTATGCTAAATACCACAAAGAGCTCACCTTTTCTTTTATGTCAGAAAAAGAAATCACCTTAAATCAGATTAGCCCTGCTGTACTAGAAATGTTCCAGCAGGTCAACGTTCCGACACCACCCGTCCGCAACTATGAAGAGAACTTTGATCTGGACTCCGTCATGCAGGTCAATGTATTTATTGGCCCCGAGGAGGAAGCCGAATTCATGGAACAAGTGATGCCGAACTCTGTCGCATCCCGATGGACGCCGGTCTTCGCCGATGTCAACCCGAAAGGACAGAGCAAAAAAGTTGGGATAGACGTCTTTTTGGACCATTTCGGTATCCAGCTGTCAGAGACGATGTCGTTTGGAGATGGTGGCAACGACATTACGATGCTCGCGCACACGCAGATCGGCATTGCCATGGGAAATGCAAATCCCGAAGTAAAAGAAATTGCCGACTATATCACAAACGATGTTGACAACAATGGCATCTGGAATGCATTGAAGCATTTTGAGATCATTTAA
- a CDS encoding pirin family protein yields the protein MSNIAIVIEERAADIGNFLVGRLLPFRQKRMVGPFIFIDHMGPDHIAEPHFMDIAPHPHIGLSTLTYLFEGSIMHRDSLGNAVEIKPGAVNWMTAGKGVTHSERTPDYLRSTPHDLHGLQIWVALPKDLERMEPSFVHIEEPLLPHWTEGDASYRLIAGEINGHRSEVPVYSPLYLIEVKAEKDSSIKLGQHLYGESGLYILHGSVQAEGQEFGPKQILIAKDAKLCEFEMAAGSAVYIFGGEPFAEQRYIDWNFVASDIETLKAARAKWEQHEFPSVPGDDGYIPIPPVNPTLGQKKSD from the coding sequence ATGTCAAATATTGCAATAGTTATTGAGGAAAGAGCCGCAGACATCGGCAATTTCCTAGTTGGCAGGCTACTTCCCTTTAGGCAAAAACGTATGGTCGGCCCTTTTATATTCATTGACCATATGGGGCCTGACCATATTGCGGAACCGCATTTCATGGATATTGCACCACATCCTCACATTGGCTTATCGACATTGACATATCTTTTTGAAGGAAGCATCATGCATCGCGACAGTCTGGGCAATGCAGTGGAAATAAAGCCGGGCGCTGTGAATTGGATGACAGCCGGAAAGGGCGTCACGCATTCGGAGCGTACACCAGATTACCTCCGTTCAACTCCCCACGACCTTCACGGACTACAGATCTGGGTAGCATTGCCCAAGGATCTCGAACGGATGGAACCAAGCTTCGTCCATATTGAGGAGCCGCTACTGCCACACTGGACAGAAGGCGATGCAAGCTACCGCTTAATCGCTGGAGAAATTAATGGCCATCGCTCCGAAGTACCTGTATATAGCCCGCTATACCTCATCGAAGTCAAAGCAGAAAAAGACAGCAGTATCAAATTGGGACAACATTTATATGGTGAAAGCGGTCTATATATCCTTCATGGTTCAGTACAGGCCGAGGGGCAAGAATTTGGCCCGAAACAGATTCTGATCGCTAAAGATGCAAAACTTTGTGAATTTGAAATGGCGGCTGGCAGCGCAGTCTATATATTTGGAGGCGAGCCTTTCGCCGAACAACGTTATATAGACTGGAATTTCGTGGCCTCGGATATAGAAACATTAAAAGCCGCACGCGCCAAATGGGAACAGCACGAATTTCCCAGCGTCCCGGGTGATGACGGCTATATCCCTATTCCGCCGGTCAATCCCACCTTAGGACAAAAGAAATCTGATTAG